Within the Cryptococcus neoformans var. neoformans B-3501A chromosome 1, whole genome shotgun sequence genome, the region AACAGGACAAAGGGTAATATACCAACTTGAGTCAGCTATTCTTCACTACGGATTTACCCACTCTTCTGGTCATTTCGTCAGTATTCGGCGGAAACCCTCCCCGCCTTTGaccaaagaggaaaagtcaTTCCGACCCTTGCAAGTGGCAAAAAATTGTCCTGATGGGTGTAAATGCCAGGATTGTGTTTACTTTGGGCAGGTGAGGGATCTCGAAAATACGAAAGTACCAGGCAGAGGATGGCTGCGGATTAGCGATGCAGATGTAGAAGAGGTCGGCGAAGAGGCACTTCACGAAGCTGGTGGGGCCGTCGTCATGCTTTTCTATGAGCGTGTCATGGAGTATGTAGCAAAAAAAGTCGTGCATGATGAGCGACTTCAGGGAGACGGTGACAGCCAAGATGCTGGAGGTTTAGAAGATAACATTTAACACCCTTTAATGTAACATACATCTGACTGTAATATAGACTTCAGCCAAGCAATTGCGACCTGACAGCAGACCATTCGGGAGGCTATGCGGGGTATGAATATTAACTCCAGTTCTAGGGAATCAAGGGATACCCTGTGGGTAAAATACTCACATCTGATCGTGTTTCAAAATGCAGCCAATCGCCTGAGCCCGTCGGCAGGATGCCCATGGACGAGCACTTGTATAGTCCTAGCGCCAGGCTTGAAGAGGTATCAAacttttgtttgtttggttGAGATGATGTTTTGCACTCACATTAGCCCTTGGCAAGCCACATATAATACCATAGGTCCTATTAAGGGTGCGTATGTTGATTCTTCCGCAGCGGCCTTGATCCCCTTTCGAGACGTAGACGAAAGTGTCGGTCTGAAAGGTTCAAATGCTATCAAATTATGTTATAGTATATATGGCTTGTACGAGGACCATGAGAAAGAACGTACCTTGGAAGATGTTCAATACGGCGGAAATAGGTTGGGTTAAGAGCATGAAAATCATCCCGAGAGAGAATATCTGAATTCCCGAGCCTGAAAAGTAAAGCATTATGGCCTGCATTGGAAGAGATTTAGCAGGCCTTATAGTCGGTATGTATCAGCATTCTGGCACtgaaagatggaaggaaatgCCGCTCACGATAAGGCCAGGTCCCATGCCCTCTTCATTTTTAATTCTGTGGATTTTCGAGCTTGCTTTGCGAGCGCCTCCTCATTTGCTTGGAAATGCTATACGACAGATATTCCAGCTTAGTTTCAGCCATTTGTAGCCCATAGAAAGTATTACcttggaagaagtggaggcTGATTGTTTGGCTGTGAAAGGGGCCAAATAACCTGGCGGGTTGGGCACGGAAGAGGGCCTAGACGATGCAGATGAGGCACGTTTCAGAGGTCGAAGAGCAAAGGTTTGCTCTGATGACACTCACTTGGATTGGGAGACGGTGTAGTCTAGCTTGATAAAGGCCATGTTTGTGCGTACAACGCTGCTTTGTGTCGTTCAAGCTAAACCGACAAGAGGATCGTCAGACGCACGTAGGAGACGGGCCGCAAGATAGATGGCAAGTCCTAGGAGCGTGCTTCGTCGGAGACCGGCCGATGTCCGTTgaggggcttgtgtcgagcctaaTAAATAGA harbors:
- a CDS encoding hypothetical protein (Match to ESTs gb|CF193843.1|CF193843, gb|CF193842.1|CF193842; Similar to gi|46136441|ref|XP_389912.1| hypothetical protein FG09736.1 [Gibberella zeae PH-1], FASTA scores: opt: 287, E(): 2.3e-12, (37.705% identity (67.760% similar) in 183 aa overlap (11-187:20-180)); HMMPfam hit to DUF1077, Protein of unknown function (DUF1077), score: 124.9, E(): 1.8e-34), whose protein sequence is MAFIKLDYTVSQSKPSSVPNPPGYLAPFTAKQSASTSSKHFQANEEALAKQARKSTELKMKRAWDLALSPAKSLPMQAIMLYFSGSGIQIFSLGMIFMLLTQPISAVLNIFQAFEPFRPTLSSTSRKGIKAAAEESTYAPLIGPMVLYVACQGLILALGLYKCSSMGILPTGSGDWLHFETRSDPPEWSAVRSQLLG